One genomic region from Leptolyngbyaceae cyanobacterium JSC-12 encodes:
- a CDS encoding Co-chaperonin GroES (IMG reference gene:2510097465~PFAM: Chaperonin 10 Kd subunit) — translation MAAVSLSVSTLQPLGDRVFVKVSASEEKTAGGILLPDTAKEKPQVGEVVSVGPGKRSDDGSRQEPEVKVGQKVLYSKYAGTDIKLGTDEYVLLSEKDILAIVS, via the coding sequence ATGGCTGCTGTTTCTTTGAGCGTTTCTACCCTGCAACCGCTGGGTGATCGCGTTTTCGTAAAAGTCAGTGCGTCTGAAGAGAAAACTGCTGGTGGTATCCTGCTGCCTGACACGGCAAAGGAAAAGCCCCAGGTTGGTGAAGTAGTTTCTGTAGGTCCTGGCAAGCGCAGCGACGATGGTTCTCGTCAAGAACCCGAAGTCAAAGTTGGTCAAAAGGTTCTGTACTCTAAGTACGCTGGCACTGATATCAAGCTGGGGACTGATGAGTACGTGCTGCTATCTGAGAAAGACATTCTGGCGATCGTTTCCTAG
- a CDS encoding hypothetical protein (IMG reference gene:2510097466) → MMRRWRMWHAGIGVIVGSLGIISDRAIAQPDSPPMIQSPQPAEPTSNQPNLLPKPQPTTQPIPSNPSNQQKPKAKRKQPPPDQFPPNPLEITTTDPLVPYDYKNRPLTTDEQQEISAAADRLTLIGAKRLQAKDAVGAFEAWNQELRYRRLLGFLIQEVQTLGRVGDIAWAQNNNLQLRYITRRLDEIRLQTEKTPAELERDRNSPPELLNLTKRLQVIEALGLAYQQVRLPKIAASLYEQVLTDARQRNDSLKIEATLIALGQLHLGWFDYANAAKVYQELLKRAQARKDLFNEPIYLTQLIFIHEQAKQPSQAIPYQQQLVQFYQKVNDPKPVPKLITQIADNQRLLGRLDLAEANYQLAYKTAQPQLQFADAGDALKKLGDMYRVNHRLDSAQRIYAFLVGIEQQAYNAYGIMNAYDQLGQVHLLQKNYPEAIAAFQNGLAIARQLKIREDYFTTQIQQAAQADNGSQEPEVKR, encoded by the coding sequence ATGATGCGGCGTTGGAGGATGTGGCACGCTGGGATCGGAGTGATCGTTGGCAGTTTAGGGATAATCAGTGATCGCGCGATCGCCCAACCTGATTCACCACCCATGATTCAATCGCCCCAACCAGCAGAGCCTACGAGCAATCAACCCAACTTACTTCCCAAACCTCAACCAACCACTCAGCCTATTCCATCCAACCCATCGAACCAGCAGAAACCTAAAGCAAAGCGGAAACAACCCCCTCCAGACCAGTTTCCACCAAACCCATTAGAAATCACTACTACTGATCCCCTGGTTCCTTATGATTACAAAAATCGTCCTTTAACCACTGATGAACAACAAGAAATTTCCGCCGCGGCAGACCGACTGACGTTGATTGGTGCTAAACGTTTACAGGCAAAAGACGCAGTTGGAGCATTTGAAGCCTGGAACCAGGAGTTACGCTATCGGCGGTTGCTCGGTTTCCTTATTCAAGAAGTGCAGACCTTAGGACGGGTTGGAGACATTGCCTGGGCACAAAATAACAATCTGCAACTGCGCTATATTACCCGGCGATTAGATGAAATTCGTTTACAAACCGAGAAAACACCTGCCGAGTTGGAGCGCGATCGTAACTCGCCCCCTGAATTACTAAATTTAACAAAGCGTTTGCAAGTAATAGAAGCGTTAGGGTTAGCCTATCAACAAGTCCGATTACCCAAAATCGCTGCCAGCCTCTACGAACAAGTGCTAACAGATGCTCGTCAGCGTAACGACTCGCTCAAAATCGAAGCAACACTGATTGCGTTGGGTCAGTTACATCTCGGCTGGTTTGATTACGCTAATGCTGCCAAAGTTTATCAGGAACTGCTGAAACGAGCACAGGCGCGAAAAGACCTGTTCAATGAACCCATTTATTTGACCCAACTCATCTTCATTCACGAACAGGCAAAACAACCATCTCAAGCCATTCCTTACCAGCAGCAACTTGTTCAGTTTTATCAGAAAGTGAATGACCCCAAACCCGTCCCCAAATTGATTACGCAAATTGCTGATAATCAGCGGCTTTTAGGGCGGCTTGACCTGGCAGAAGCCAACTATCAACTTGCCTACAAAACTGCTCAGCCCCAGCTTCAATTTGCGGATGCAGGTGATGCCCTAAAAAAGCTTGGCGACATGTATCGAGTGAACCATCGTTTAGACTCTGCCCAACGAATCTATGCGTTTCTGGTTGGGATCGAGCAACAGGCATACAATGCTTACGGAATAATGAATGCCTATGATCAACTCGGGCAAGTTCATCTTCTGCAAAAGAACTATCCGGAGGCGATCGCTGCCTTCCAAAACGGACTTGCGATCGCCCGTCAACTGAAAATCCGCGAAGACTATTTCACGACCCAAATTCAGCAAGCGGCTCAAGCAGACAACGGCAGTCAAGAGCCAGAAGTTAAAAGATGA